CTCGCGGCCCTCGCCCTTCTGGGGACGGGGGGAGTCTTCCTCAACGTCGTGCTGGCCATGGCCGCGGCAAACGGGCCGGTGATGCTCGTGGAGGGGGTGGTGACCGCCTTTATCGTGCTGTTTCTTCTCAAGGTCAATCCCGAGATGCTGATAAGGAGCGACCGATGAACCGACTGGTTCTTGTGCTTGGCGTATGCCTGGTGTTTCTTTTCCCGGCGGCGGCCCTTGCCCACAAGGTGAGCATCTATGCCTATCAGGAGGGAGACGAGGTCCGCGCCACAGCCTATTTCGTCGACGGCTCCCCCTGCAAGGGCTGCGAGGTAGGGGTAACGGACCCGCAGACCGGAGAGGAGCTTCTTCGAGCCGTCACCGACAGTGCCGGCGAGCTGGCTTTCAGGGCCCCTTCGGGCGCGGGCAGCATACGGCTCATCGTCCGGGCCGGGCCGGGCCACGCCGGCCGGTACACGCTTCACCTGGGGAAGCGGCAGGCAGAAGAGGCGGCCCTCCACGAAGGGGATAAGGAGGCCCTCGGACACCGGCACCTGGAGGAGCTCACCGATGCCGCCCTGGCCAACATCGTCTCCAGGGAGGTCGAGCCCCTCAGGCGGGAGGTCGTCAAGCTCCGCATGGACATGGAGCGTCCGGGCCTCGGCGACGTCTTGGCCGGGGTGGGCTACATCATGGGGCTGGCCGGGCTGGCCGCGTATCTGAGATACCGAAAGAAAGGCGGCGGGCCGTCGTGAGAGCTCCGTGGCAAGAGCTGCGCGGCAGGGCCGGGACGTCTCCCCCGTAACGCACCATGCACCTTGAGGAGTTTGCCCAGGGACATAGTCCCCTTCATCGCCTTGACCCCCGGGTGAAGGTGCTGGCCGGCCTTCCGCCCATCGCCGCGGCGGCCCTGGCCTCGGGCCTGCGGGCCCCGGCCGTGGCCCTCCTGGCCGGGGTGGGCGCAGCCCTTCTGGGGCGCCTGGACGCGCGGAAGCTCGGCGTGCGGCTCCTGGCCGCCAACGTCTTCATCCTTACCCTCTGGGTCTTCCTCCCCTTCAGCCATCCCGGAGAGGCGGTCTTCTCCCTGGGTCCTCTCGCGGCAAGCCGGGAGGGACTCCTCTACGCCCTGTCCATTACGCTCAAGGCCAACGCCGCCGTGCTCCTGACCATCGCGCTTTTCGGCACCTCCGAGAGCCTGGCCCTGGCCCATGCCCTGGTGCACCTGAGGGCTCCGCGCAAGCTGGTCTATCTCTTCTTTTTCTTCTCCCGGTACCTGGAGCTCGTGCACGAGGAGTACGGGCGGCTCAGAAACGCCATGCGCATCCGGTGCTTCCGCCCCCGAACGGGGGCCCACACCTACAGGTCCTACGCGTACCTGGTGGGCATGCTCCTGGTCCGAAGCGCCGAGAGGGCGCGGCGCCTCTACGGGGCCATGCTCCTGAGGGGGTTCCGCGGACACTTCCCCGTGATAGACCATTTCCATCTCCACGGCCGGGACCTGGCCCTGGGAGGCCTGCTCCTCGGCCTGGCCCTTGTGGTGGCCCTCCTGTGAACCTCATCGAGACGAGGGGGCTTTGTTTTCGCTACCCCGGGGGCGGGGAGGCCCTGAGCGGGGTAGACTTCACCCTCCGGGAGGGCGAGCGCGTGGGGCTGGTAGGGCCCACGGGCTCGGGAAAGACGACGCTCCTGCACATCGTCATGGGCCTTCTCAGGCCCGCCGGGGGGGAGGTGCGCGTCTTCGGGAAGCCCCGGCGGAAGGAGGAGGATTTTCTGGAGGTGAGGCGGCGCGTGGGGTTTCTCTTTCAGGACGCCGACGACCAGCTCTTCTGCCCCACCGTGGAGGAGGACGTCGCCTTCGGTCCCCTCAACCTGGGCCTCTCCCACGGCGAGGCCCGGCAGGCGGTGCGCGCGGCCACCTCGGCCCTGGGCATCGAGGGGCTCCAAAAGAAGGTGACCCACAAGCTCTCCGGCGGCGAGAAAAGGCTCGTGGCCCTGGCCACGGTCATCGCCATGCGGCCGGAGTGCTACATCCTGGACGAGCCCACCTCGGGGCTTGACGAGGAGAAGCTCCGGAGGGTCCTCACCTTCCTCGGCGCGGAGGCCCGCACGCTCCTCGTCGCCAGCCACGACAGGCGGTTCCTCGCTCAGGCGGCCGACAGGGTGTTCGTGCTGGAGAAAAAGTGAAGTCCTCCCTTTGGGAAGACCCCTTGACAGGTATTTCCCGTTACTGATAGTCTCTAGATTCGAAGAGCCCTCTCCCGTGTTCTCTTCCGGGAGAATTCACTGAAAAGCCCGTAGAACCTGTCTCAAAATTGATTTCGAAGCGAAAGGGAGAATAAATGGCGGCAGACAAGGAGGGAAGGGGAAATGGCCCGGAGGCGCAGCAGCGTTGCGTTGAGGACGATTTTTCCTTCAGGACGCCGTATGCCGCCATTTAGGCCTCTTGCAGCCGGAAGCAATTTTGAGACAGGTTCTTCTAATCTCGTGAATCGCCCCGAGGGGCCTTTCACTTCCCTGAAGGAGGCGGGATGACCCTCAAGGAGCTGTACAGGAAGGCCGT
The DNA window shown above is from Nitrospirota bacterium and carries:
- the cbiQ gene encoding cobalt ECF transporter T component CbiQ; the encoded protein is MHLEEFAQGHSPLHRLDPRVKVLAGLPPIAAAALASGLRAPAVALLAGVGAALLGRLDARKLGVRLLAANVFILTLWVFLPFSHPGEAVFSLGPLAASREGLLYALSITLKANAAVLLTIALFGTSESLALAHALVHLRAPRKLVYLFFFFSRYLELVHEEYGRLRNAMRIRCFRPRTGAHTYRSYAYLVGMLLVRSAERARRLYGAMLLRGFRGHFPVIDHFHLHGRDLALGGLLLGLALVVALL
- a CDS encoding ABC transporter ATP-binding protein translates to MNLIETRGLCFRYPGGGEALSGVDFTLREGERVGLVGPTGSGKTTLLHIVMGLLRPAGGEVRVFGKPRRKEEDFLEVRRRVGFLFQDADDQLFCPTVEEDVAFGPLNLGLSHGEARQAVRAATSALGIEGLQKKVTHKLSGGEKRLVALATVIAMRPECYILDEPTSGLDEEKLRRVLTFLGAEARTLLVASHDRRFLAQAADRVFVLEKK